CTGGAATCTCTTAAGCAGGGAACTGAGTTTCACCAGATGCTGCCACAGCAGCATTTTGGAAAAGAGggcatctcttcattttcttttctttgcaagaTTCCAATTTTAACCTTGTACAACAGTCCTTACTGGGCCCACTGTTACTTTGGACTTTTCATGTCTAGCTCTTACAATTTCCATGATTTGGATTGCTAGAAGTACAACCTTACTCCTTATGCCTAAGGTTCTATTTGTTGAACTGAGTACTTTATGTGAAATACGCAAGTATTGCCTTGAAGCAGAGTTATCATGAGTGGctgaaatggagaaaaaaacccagatgatCAACAAGTAGTTGCAATCCACTAAGCAACCTGACAGGAAGCAGACCAAAAGTGAGAAAAAATTGGATTTGCCAACAATTCAACATTGCAACCAGAGAGGGGATGTGGATAGGGACTGAACCTTGAGAGGCATTCAGTAATTTGTCCGAAGTCACACATCTTGTAGGTAAAAGAACTAACATTAAAACTAGAACCTTTGCTGGgaattctttcttgttttacaaCTAAATTTGGGGATTAGAGAGAGGATTGTAGATACAGGAAAACTTTGCTAGTAGATCAATTCTGTAGATGGAAGAAAtggccctttccttctctctctctNNNNNNNNNNNNNNNNNNNNNNNNNNNNNNNNNNNNNNNNNNNNNNNNNNcctccctccctccctccctccctcccttccttccttccttccttccttccttttaaaaaggaatgtcTGGCTGCTTATGCCATTTTTTTTCAGAGCAGAGAACTGGTGATTGAAGATGCAGAAGTCCACCTATGCATAAGAAATAATCTGCCAGCACTGTGTTGGTCGAGAAATACCCAGGGGCCCTTTAATTCTCACAGGCTAGCTTGGTAATAATATGGTACAgtgctttcctttcccttccctttcttccagcCTAACACCTGCTAGCCAGCTATTCTGAGCATGTATTTCATCTTTGGAGAGTGTACCTCATAAACAGACAGTAAAggatgaaagcagaaaaaaagagcaGCTAGATTAATCACaggtttcagaaaaacaaacctaAGCCAAATGTCCTCAAATCCCTTTCAGGACATGCTACAGCTACTTGCCTCCCAACAGATCCATCACACTAAGGTGTGAGTCAGCTTGACTCTTTataaaaacctttcttttctgATCTCACAGACTGTCaccaacagaaacaagaaaacaggGAAAAGTGTTCACATTGCAGGAGGAAGTCGGGGCTTATTGGCTACCCAAATGGAAGATTTAACTGGACTGAGGACAGAGTTCCTGGACAGGGAACAAAAATGGATTTATATTTCCCCCATACTTTGTCAGTGCAGTCTTTGTACACATTACCTGGGTTTACCCATACATCCACTATTCCACTGGCCTCTCTGTCCTATTCCAACACCCTGACCCTCATAAGGCCAGTAAGAAGTCATTTGGGTTGTGTTGGAAAGATGCCTTTAGCACCCTTGCCCATATCTCCTGCTCCTGGTGTCACAGTACCTAAAATGCACCATTACAGCGCTATTCCTTTGAGTGAAGCATTGCATTCcatttgtcaaattgacaaatgTCTTCTCTGTTGCTACTGTCTAGATGTAAAATCGTTTGTCAGATTGGTTTCTTCTCTTCCGTAAGATTCCCTAAAGCACTGGCAGATTCCTGGTTGTCTAGACAGGAGACAAAAGGACAGATGGAAATGAGAAAGGCATGGAAAAAGGCTATGAGGATACAAAGATACCAGAAAAGGGGCTCATCCATTTGCCAATTTGGCAAGGGCCCATTCCATGTCACATGCTGTCTTTGCTCTGTCTCTCCTGGAACAAAGCTAAGTTGGGGGTAAAGTCTGAGGAGAGATGCATGGAGCCCAATCACACCTTTCTAAGGTCAgtcatcctgtctctgctttagttTGTTCCTGGACAGGGCAAAGCCATTTAATTCTTCATCTCCAGAAGGCACTTGAAGCCCAGAGCCAAGGAGCTTAGTAGACAGCAAAGTCCTTCTGATGCCAAAGGCATGAGCTCAGTCGTCATATGGGCCAGTGAAGCTTGCATAGCCATTACCCAAGCAGTGAACTCCATGGGGACCTGAGGGAGACAGTATGTCTGGAGTTACTCAAACCCATCCCCACACAATCCAAAGTAAGTCGCTGGCATCATCCTCCTAGACAAAGGAGAGTCTGTGTCAGAAGGACACCTTTGATAGCAGAATTCCATCTGGGTGACTCTGGAGCTCCCTGCACCCTCCCACACACTAAGGATTCAGACACAAACGAAGTCATCCTGATCTCACTCTATTCAAGAAGCTACCATCATCGCTAACACAAAATGAGTACACTGATTAATAGGTCTAATTAACATGgctgcctcttccctcccccaataacaacaaacaaatcaaacaaacaaacaaacaaacaaacaaaaaagccaagtcTTTGCAGAGATGCTGAAAAATCACGAATATCTGCTGAGCTTGACAGTTTCCAACAGTACTCATCCAGAGAGGTGGCCAACCAGAGCGCATTGCCAACAGTGCAGGAAAACTCATTCCACAGAAGTATACTGAAATTTTAAATGTCACCAGCATAGTCCCATAGTCTTCTCCTGATGATTGAAAATGCAGtctgtattttctctttcttttgcccAGGTAGGCCACAGTCCAATATCCCCTAGTCTCTAACCCAATTTTTCCATGCAATAATCCATCAGTGGTGCTACTGATGAAACAAACACCGCAGTCCAGCCCCTGGTGGCTAGCACTGTCAACATTTGTCTCCACAATGGATAGTATTTCTAAAGAAACTACCCCCTATTGGGAAGCCTGACAAGACTGTGTCTGAAGTGGatgcctctgtcctctgcttAAGTCAGCCAACAGACTtcgagctttttttttttttttttttttttttttttttttttttttttgctataccTAGAAGTTTCTCTTCCCTAGCTGGCTCCAACACTGAAACTGAGAGAATATTTAGAAGCAGAAGCAAATAACAAGCCTAATGGGATTTTCTACCTGTCACAAACAAGGCTGGCCTTCCCAAGTTAACTCTGCAGTTGCTGGAGAGTTCTCGATACTTTTttccttgccttaaaaaaaaaaataccttggcAATCTTCAAATACGTTCCTTGGGAAAGAGGAGAGTGTGTCACTGGCGACAATGACAATACTTACTCAACAAATAAGCACTATCCATGTCTAAGGCACTCCAGGACACAGGGAGCTAAAATGGCtttgcctctgtttttcttttcagtggcTCCATCAGACTTTTCATGCTTGAAGTAACACTTGTTTCTATGAACCCATccaacttgtttttcttcttgagttGGGAAATTTTTGACCAGGTTAAACTAACATGCTGTCTGGGACATCAGCAGACACTGAAAACAACCCAACCCAATGGAAACTGAAGGAGGGGGGGTGCCACTAGGAAGTGTGTTATTCGAAAGCAACACTGGCTCTATAGGCCACTTGCTTCCTCAGAAGGGCAAGTGAATGTGCAGAAACCTAGCAGGCAAAGGCCTCCAGGGGACAGGGAGACGGTAGGCTTGCAAACAGCACCATCAACTCCAGCATGCTTTCCAACAGAGATCAGACTCCTCTGGAGTTCATATTTGCTTCTAGCCCCAAATACATAGCAAGTTATAAGTTGCATGCTCAATCCCGAAGTAGAATACATCATGGGGCTGGGTCTCTTGGTCTGGAGAGAGAATTGGCTCTTTTGGAGAGCACAAGGAAGGATGGGGATTTGTTTCAACCACTCAAGAAAGTCTTGATAAACAGCCTTTCAGACACTTTCTCCTTGGAAGATTCTGCTAATTTATGGCACCTCACCCTGTCACCAGAGGAATCTACAGATGTTGAAAACAATAGAATCAAGTTTTTAAAGCATAACCTAGCAATAACCTGAGTGGGGTTGGCGATCCTATAAAATAGAAGACTAAAGGAAGGCAGATGactgctactttttttttaactataaagagaaataaatcagTACAGGATAAGACTGTGAGTTAATATTGGCCAATAACATCTTCAGGTTCTAAAAAGGGCAAACAATACTATTGAGGCACTACTAAAATCGGATAGATGTGGGATTAGAGCACGATGCCTAACCACTCTAAATGGTTTCACATCTCTTTCTAGGTTGTCTGGATTTCACAGAAGGATGGGGGAGAGTAATCACAGAACACTTAGAAAAGGAAACAGCAGCTCCAGGAAGGAGCATAGGCTTGTGGTGATCCCCAGGGTTAATTCAAGGGGGAAATACTTTCCAGGCTGGTTTGCAGAGTATCATTTGCTACTTAGCCAAGGTTGCCAAGAAATCCATGGGAATGCTTCATAATTAGCTCAGCTATTTGGCTTAAATACAAAGCACTGGCTCTGAAGGGACTCCTCGAATACCAAAAAGCACCTCACTTTAATCCTATGTTTTAGAGACTGTCTAATGGCAAGCTGCTGAGATGAGCCCTCAGTACAAAGGTTCTAGAAAGAGAAAGTAGCCCAGGTATTTCCCCAATTAAAGCATTTTATGAAAGGACACCCAGACTACCTTACAGCGTGCTTTCCTTCCTCGGCTCCCCAGACCTATGACATGGAGCACACTTTCTACAGCAACGGTGAGAAGAGGAAGATTTACATGGAAATTGATCCCATAACCAGAACAGAAATATTCAGAAGTGGAAATGGCACTGATGAAACATTGGAAGTCCATGACTTTAAAAATGTGAGTTGTCTGTTTCCCCTGAAGCTTTTCAGTTAAAATACTACAATAATTGAATcgtgtgaaagaaagaaagaaagaaagaaagaaagaaagaaagaaagaaagaaagaaagaaagaaagaaagaaagaaagaaagagcctttAACCTTCATTTCATTTACAACAAAGCTTTCTCCAGTTTGGGACTCTGATAGGTCATGGAACTCATTAATTGAAACAATCACAGGATAttgattgctgttttgtttgttttatagggATACACTGGCATCTACTTTGTAGGTCTTCAAAAATGCTTTATTAAAACTCAAATCAAAGTGATTCCTGAATTTTCTGAACCAGAGGAAGAAATAGATGAGGTATGTGAGAATAATGATTATACTAAATATCACTTACTGGCCGGGTGACTGGACTAAGTGTTCTCTTCTCATTAAATCCTCAGTCTTGTAAATAGGCATTATTATTATCTCTGTTTTCAGATATAGGATATGGGGTTTAGAAGCAAAGAGTGACTTGCTGAAAATGCACAGCTAGTGAGTAGCAAATTGGGGTTCTTCAACTGAGGACTTTTATACCCAAATACCTattaacataaaaaatataaaaaactataTACTAATTTTGTTCCTGAACCAATAATCTCTAGTAAAAGGAATTAATTAGAGGAACAAAATTAATCATGATTATGAGAAAGATTTGAAGCAAATTAgtccagggatggagagatggctcagggatccttagttcaattcccagtactcacatcagtcagctcacaactgtcgaTAACTCCAGATCCACATCCAACAcatctggcctccagaggcaaTTTCATtcttatgcacacatatatccCAATAACTTTGAATATACACAAGCATTcccaaaactaaaaatataataaaaataggggctggaggtCTAGCTCacagattaagagcactgactattccagaggacccacgttttcaattctcagcacccatatggtggctcacaaccatctgtaactctagttacaggagatccaatgccttctggtaaagtagacatacatgcatacatgcacctaaaataattttaaaattaaataacgAAAATAAATTGTGTTTAAGACTGGAAAATGGTCCTAAGGCTACAAGAGGGTCATACTACTTCTGTCATGCTCTAACATTCACCCACCTTAAAAGTTTCTGTTTGGTCCTCTTACCATTCTTACCATTCTATGCTGAGCTGCTGGTTTAACAATCCACAGATTGTTAAATCTGCTCTCCtcagaagaagcaaaagaaaggcaaaaaataaaatattaaaaagcgtCGACCTAAGATGAATTCTCTGCATCCACTAATAGACTGGGATGACTAGGCCCCTGCTCCAATTAGTGAATAAATGATCCCAGGAAGCCATGGGAAATGGGTCATCACCCGCCTAAAATACATCAATCCTCACCATCCTTGAGGTTCTTTTGGGTTAATTTAGTTTGGTtttatcctgagaggctctgccagagcctgaccggTACGgatgtggatgctcgcagccaaccatcagactgagcacagggacccccaatagaggagctagagaaaggactaaggagctgaagggttttgcagccccataggaagaacaacaatatcaaccaaccagaccccccagagctcccagggactaaaccaccaatcaaagagtacacatggagtgacccatgactccagtagcatatgtagcagaggatggccttgtcaaacatcaatgggaggagagttccttggtcccatgaaggttCTGTACAGACAGGCAGCAATGAGAGGCTAAAGTGGTATAGTAGACTTTTTCTGGAGTAATATATAAACAAAGGCCATATCTTCTCTGGGCCAATTTTCTCTTCAGTTAATTTGGTGAGATCTTTTGAATAATCCACATATTCACCTCATGAGAGTAAAATCACCTCATCTCCAAGAAAACAGAATGTCACACAACAGGTCTCTTTCTTTCAGTGTGACAAAATTGTGGCTGGAAAATTACAAAAGTCTGGGCTTCCCTTGGAACAGTAGCCATGGCGTGCACCTGAAAAACATGCAGAGTCAGTATCTAAATAGCCCCGAGTTTGCTAACAAAGCTGGGGAGCATACCAACCTCATTTTCTGCAATCCCTTTCAATGTGTTCCAAGGTCTTTACAGACTCAAGGACCAAAGAGCCAGGACTTGAAAGTTGTGAATGGTTCTGAGGAAAAATTACACAAAGACATATTTTGGCGAATAAATAAACACTCTGAAACCTCATAAAACCAGGAAGAAACAAATGAGGGGAGAAAAGGCCTTATTCAGAGCAGGCGGGAAGCGATGCTGCCCCGTTAACAAGTTGGTAAGAACTGGGTATTCGAGGCAACTACTCCCAGCactagaaagggaagaaaggcatTTTTAACAAAACTCTGCAAAGCTCTGTAAACCAGAGCCCTCTGTGAGATAAACGTTAAGCATTTAGAATGAATGGGATTATTGAGTTCACTTTCCATAAGTGGAAgactttaaaacatgaaaagacAAATTTCTTGTAAAACCAAAATGATAGGTTAATTGACTATTTAACGGATCTCACTAGTTTAGATGATaagagtggttttgttttgtttcgtttcatttttctccatcttGAGGTGAAATCCTGTGTTCAACCTTAGCTACACTAGTTAAAACACAGCAGGTAGTCACCCATTTAAAGGGGAGTCATAGAAATCACTCATAGTACAAGCTCAAATTAAAGCTTGTGTGGCCCAGGGAGTGCCCAGAACACCATGAAAAGCTTTTTAAGGGAAATGATGGCAGGCGAAGCCGTTTTTTTAGTGAGTAGCCTTGCAGCCGGACCCAGAAGGAAAGATTCAGTCATCAGCTCTTCTGTGTGCGCCTACTGTCAGCAGGGCATGGAGACAGCTCATGTGCAGCCAACCCTAGCCTTGCAACTCAGGCTCAAAACACACTGGTTTTCGGTACTCCATATCATCTAACCAGCCTCACTAATTCTTCTCCAATCCTAACTCTTTCAGAATGAAGAGATTACTACAACTTTCTTTGAACAGTCCGTGATTTGGGTTCCTGCAGAAAAGCCTATTGAAAACAGAGACTTCctgaaaaattccaaaattctggAGATTTGCGATAATGTGACCATGTACTGGATCAACCCCACTCTAATAGCAGGTATGGTCTCCTGTGTCCGATCTGTTCCTTCCAGTGATGGTAACATGCTAGTCATGGTGATACATATCTGTATtcccaggagtctgaggcaggaagattttgaGTTCGAGTCCATTCTAAGCTACAGAGCAATATactatctaaaaaaagaaagaaaaaaaaaaagattgtaacaGGTTAATGTTTCCAGCATTGAGAGACCACatttctataaaaacaaatgatCAGTTTATACCTTCTTGGAAGAAACTGTATATGCTGACTGTGGTGAAGGGGGAAGTTTTCACAGCCAAGTTATAAATCAGATAAATTAATGCTGACAGGCTTTTAAAATATCTCAGGAAAGGTAACACCACCGTAATGTGACCGGTGATAGCAAAAAGCTAATCTATCTTTCTTTGTACATCTATATTCATTGCAGCAGGGATACCAGACTATTCCTCAAAACCACAGTGGGCCCAACTCAAGaactggagagagaagagaccaaaCAGTGTACCACTGCCTCAAGAATTTTCATGTCAAATAACATTCTACCCCTGAATATAGgacaatcgtgtgtgtgtgtgtgtgtgtgtgtgtgtgtgtgtgtgtgtgtgtgtgtttaaggaatCACAATAAATGGGATTGAAGGTTAGAGGTCCAGAGAAGAAAAGTACAACCTTTAATTCGAGAAGATGAAGGTCCCTAGACACTTTATTCTGTCTAGGTGTCACAGACTTTGGCCTCCCTCATTCTGTACAAAGACTACAAGGTAATATAGTAATATTACTCAAGACAGGACAGTCCCAACAATCCAGGCCTCTATTGGTATTATTTGGAGTTGTTTGATTGtgggggattttgttgttgttgtttttaaaggtgACAAATGCAATCCGGTATCCTGGACTTGGATGctgcaaaacaaagaacaatgatGGAAACATTGATGACTAATCTGTAGCTTAGTTAATGGCAATGAAACAATGCCTCTTTATTAGTTTTGACAGATGGACCACAGTTGTGTAAGATAATCAGAAAAAGGAGTGGAAAATATGTGGGAACATATACTCTCAGCAAGTCTTCCACAGACCTAAGTTGAAAATAAATGAGACACACACGAGGtgggggcagtgctggagagatttctcagtggttaagcacacttggtgatcttgcagaagacccgggtttaattcccagtatccacatagtGATTCACAACGATTTTCAACTCCAGGTCTAGGTTATCTGATACCCTGTTCTGCCCTCTGTGGacataatatatgtgtgttgcacagacatacatgctggcaaaacatccatatatgAAAAAAACATAAACCTAAAAAAATTGAGAAACGAAAGAGAATTGATAGGAGAGCAGCTAACACCAAATCAAATCAGGCaatcaagaaatatttttgatcATTTGCAGCTAAAAACCATTGAGGGAGACAGAAGTCCCTCGTCTTGTCAATTGAATATATTACTAAGAAAATGAGTGTTTGATGTCAAACAAGCGATGAGGTTGGTGAGAAGCTAAATAGTCTCTGAACTGTCCACCTAAACAGCTAGAAAATGCAGCCCATGTGTGCCTAAGTTATCCCAGTCAAAGGGCAGATAGAAATAGCTCTTCTCGACTTTTGTCTTCTAGCCCCTCCTCTTGGAAGCGCTTGCAAAGTGATGGCATCCCAATTTTGTGTTTGCTATCTTAGTTTCAGAATTACAGGACTTTGAGGAGGACGGTGAAGATCTTCACTTTCCTACCAGTGAAAAAAAGGGGATTGACCAGAATGAGCAATGGGTGGTCCCGCAAGTGAAGGTGGAGAAGACCCGCCACACCAGACAAGCAAGCGAGGAAGACCTTCCTGTAAATGACTATGTGAGTGCTGTCCACTCTACTCATGTTCAGGGCAGAAACAAAAGAACTCTCATAAAACTTACTACCTCTTAAAGCACTTGGAAAAATTATCATGGGTTTAACAAACACTTAAGAAACTCAGACTCTCCAGGgaatgagttcaaaaccaaccttGATGGCATAGCTACATCCCCGTGATTTGGCTAAGACATTTAAtttctcaccagccccccctcccccaactcagaGTCACAAAGTCTGCTCTTGCCTGGTGGGACCTCCTCCTAAAGACTTCTCCATCCAacactgtcttcttcttctttcagacTGAAAATGGAATCGAATTTGACCCCATGCTGGATGAGAGAGGTTACTGTTGTATTTACTGTCGTCGGGGCAACCGTTACTGCCGCCGTGTCTGTGAACCTTTACTAGGCTATTACCCATACCCCTACTGCTACCAAGGAGGTCGAGTCATCTGTCGTGTCATCATGCCTTGCAACTGGTGGGTGGCCCGCATGCTTGGGAGAGTCTAATAGGAAGTTTGAGTTCAAACGCTTAACCTTCTGTTAGCCAACATATAATTAATGCATGCTACTCCATGAATTTCTGCCTATGAGGCATTTGCCTCCAAGTAGCCTATCCTTCAGAATTACTTGTAGGATATTCCTCTCTTCGTGTTCTAATAAACTTCTACATCATCATCAATGGCCTTGTTGCTGTTGAACACAATGGGGAAGTGTTTGCTGAGAATACTCCTGGCAATTGGAATGGACTAGACCTGCCTAAGATGGATGGCAAAAATGCCAGTTTGATCTACATCACCAGACTTCGGTAGAGCCTAATAGTTCCCCAATCCCCTATTTTTACTGTGTTGTTTTGACAAAGTAAAAATGAAGGGGTGATGGCAAAATGTCCccagaagcaatgaagaaaagcATAAACTTGTGTGCATAGTCCCAGTGCTTAATTACCTGAAAGGCATGCTGTGGACTTAAGTGTCTATaaagctgctggtcaggcagtgAGTCACAGCAGGCCAACACTTAAATATTCTAACTGCTCCGAATCAGCAAAGGAGAAAGCTAACTTAGCAAAAGGGGTCCTGGGTTTCCCTCAACTCGAGACAAATTCAACATTTTAGAACCTTCGCATCTGACTTTTCTTTACATCAGTATCTGGCTACATAATGGTGCAAGGCAATTTTCTGAAACATGAAGACTCATAAATAAAATCCATAGAAACAGACATACGAAAGTACTGGGGTGAAAAATCAAACAGGCCTTTTCCTTCCAGACTATAGGGGACTAGCCATTTGCTACTTAAAGGAATGCTAAGACCTAGTTCCTAATTACCCCATATTTTCCTTAGGAAGAGGAAAGAGtacaaaagtgaaagaaaaaaactggGTCGAAGGTAACGCTAACTTTGACATCCCTGCAAGGTCAAGTTTCAAGATTCATGCTCTGCCAATCTGTCATAGCACTTGTAGATTCATTTGAAGATAACATCCTGCATTGCTCAACTAAACATTATTGTGTCATGATAATAACTGTCTGGAAATTTCCATCAAGTAAAACCCTCACCTGGTTTACTTTTGTGGACTAGGAAGTCATATTCTCCCACTTCACCACTGAGAAAATCCTTAAAAACAGCTATAACCAAGACTCACTTAGGATTAGCAAGTTACTAATTAATAGCATACATGCTGTACTTGGAGTATTAATAGTCACAAAATGAAAGTACAATCAAATATATCTAACAATGTTCCCTCAATTATTAATTACTCAAGAGGCCCCAGACTTTTTTGGATTACTCCAATTATAAtagaaattaatttatgtttcaaatagaaaaatgtgAAAGATGAGATCAATTTGAGGCTGTATGAACTTAGTGGTGTGagctaacattttttaaaataaattactcttTTTGACAGTGTTTCCAATGATTAGCCAGTAACTTTAAGTTATGGAGACACTAAAAATTGAATAGTCTCTAAGATACTATATGTACCTTGCTTGGTGGAGGATATAAATTTTCTAAGAACGACAACCAGCATACACAATTGCAAATACAGGAGCATATAGGAAAATAACTACAGTTGTATTTCTtaggtatatgtgcatacatgtacacctatacacacccacatatattGGGAAGTATGCAGTGGTCTATGTAATAGTTTTGCAGTCCGGATTCCTGTTTaccttttcccctcctttccttccttctactccctgccccttctctgtctccaagaATCTTGAGCATGTGAGACACAGAAAGCATATCTTATTCCAGTAACATACCTCAACCCGCTAGTAATTTCATAGTGGGAAAGTATGAGTCCTTTAATGAGGCAGACTATCAATccaaacagggaaagaaaagagcatgtttttgtttgtttgtttgtttgtttgtttattttttgagacagggtttctctgtatagccttggctgtcttggaactcactttgtagaccaggctggccccgaactcagaaatccacctgcctct
This window of the Mus pahari chromosome X, PAHARI_EIJ_v1.1, whole genome shotgun sequence genome carries:
- the Tnmd gene encoding tenomodulin, whose translation is MAKNPPENCEGCHILNAEALKSKKICKSLKICGLVFGILALTLIVLFWGSKHFWPEVSKKTYDMEHTFYSNGEKRKIYMEIDPITRTEIFRSGNGTDETLEVHDFKNGYTGIYFVGLQKCFIKTQIKVIPEFSEPEEEIDENEEITTTFFEQSVIWVPAEKPIENRDFLKNSKILEICDNVTMYWINPTLIAVSELQDFEEDGEDLHFPTSEKKGIDQNEQWVVPQVKVEKTRHTRQASEEDLPVNDYTENGIEFDPMLDERGYCCIYCRRGNRYCRRVCEPLLGYYPYPYCYQGGRVICRVIMPCNWWVARMLGRV